Part of the Tolypothrix sp. PCC 7910 genome, TTTGCAGATAATCGACCACTACCAATCCCAGCTTTCCTTCTTTTGCCTTCACCTGACGACATTCACAAGCAATTGCGGAAATGCTAATACCTCTTGAATCATTAATGTACAAGGGTGGTTCGGAGGTAATATCAACAATTTGGGCAATATTTTTTAACTCCCATTCTTCTAGAGGGTTACTACCAGAGCGGTGTCTGCGAATGCGATCGCTTCTCAAAGGAACCAAGTTGTAATCTCCATATTCTTGAGTAACGCTAATTAAACTCCACAACCTGTATTCCAACTGCTTTTTAGTCATCTCCAATGAAAAAATGATCACTGGTAATTGGTAAAGTATGATCATTTGGAGAGTTAAAAACAAGGATATTTGTGACTTTCCAATTGACGGTCGCCCTCCAACAATAGTGAGCGTTCCAGCTTCCAATCCCACTATCAATTGATCGAGTTCAGTCAGCCCTGTAGGGTAAATTGGTTGAGAGGATTTTAATTCCTCATAGGCTGCAATATTAATCATGCTATTGTGTTCGGTATTTGTGGAAAATGCTTGGTTGGTAACTTGAAAAATTCTTTGCTCTGCAAGGTTGAGGATGATTGGTAGCTCAGTTGCTGTCTCATAACCCAGTTCTACAACCTCGTTACCAGCCTTGATTAACTGCCTTCGTCTATATTTCTCCATCACCAAAGCTGCTAAAGCATCGATATTTACTGCTGATACAGTGCGGTCTACAAGGCTTACCAATTTATTTTTGCCACCAATACGAGCTAGCAAATTGTGGTCAATCAACCAATTTGTGACGGAAAGTAAATCTGTAGGTTTGCCTGCGAAGTGAAGGCGAAGCGCGCACTGGTAGATATCTTGATGAGCTTTGATATAATACGCTTCTGGAATTAAGAAATCACTTACCCGATTCATTGCCACTGGATCAAGCATGATTCCGCCAAGAATAGCCTCTTCTGCCTCTATGCTTTGGGGAGGTAGTTTATCAATTGTCATTTGTGGTTGCCTCACGTCAAGTATTTAACACCACTTGAAAATCTTTGGCATGAACTTGTTGAGCCATTTGTTGCTTTAAAATCTCCATACTCCTGCGTTCTTGTTCAGCTAGTTGTCTGCGAAACTCCTCTAAAGGACTGGCATCATTGCGTAGAGACTGCTTATTTTTTAATCGCCTTTGTTGTTTGAAACAATGGTAATAAACTTCCCAACGGTTTCTTCCTGCTTTGTTTTTATTGGCCAGCCAAGCTTCAATGTCATTGACTTCTTGGGGTAAATTCTTGATTTTGTCTCTACAAAAATTCAAAAAATTCTCTCGCTCGTCTTCTGAGAGAGTCTGAATAAAGTCTGAGTAAGTCTGAATAGTCTGAGGGATGTTGTAATCCTTGCCAGACAAGGCTTCTGACTCTTGATTTGGACAATTTTGTCTTGGCTTTGACAGATTCATCTCTTTTTGGACGATTTCGTCACCCTCTGAACAAGGCTGTCTGAAGTCAGACTGATTTGTCATTTTTCTACCACCAGAAGATTTATCTCCTCTTTTCTTTTGGCAAAGCTCTTTAGCTTGTTTACCCGCTAAATTTTGTCCCCGAATTACTACGGGTTCCCACCGATAAAGCTCTAAATCTTCTAATTTTTTGAGAGAACGTTTAACTTGTCTCTCACTAATTTCAATTGCTGCGGCAATTTCTGAGACTTTAGGTAGCTCAATCATGCGATCGCCAAAAGGGTCAATCATTTGCAAATAAGACCACAGTGCCCAATCAGCAGCAGTCAGCTTGGCATGGATAGCTTTAATTGTCATGGAGTTAGGAGTTTGGTAAAAACCATCTGGCTCTATATTCCTCATAGATGAATCTGGAAATGCTTTGTATTGTGTCTGAATTGACATAGAAAAAATTCTTAGTAGCAGGAATGTTCAGTGCTGAGTACTGTGTTACTAACCACAGGACATTGATTACTCGTAAAGCTAATGTTGTCTAAAAAACAACATTTACTAGTATTAATTTTCAGGTGAAAGTTTAAGCTATCAAGAGTTTGATGCTTGCATAGAGAATTATTTAGCTCATGAACAAACATATTAGACTCAGTAATATGTGTAGTCTTTGATAACGCCTATATACTGTCTACCAGTAAGGCGTAAAATCTGAAAAATGCTATGATGTGAATGCTCATCACGTTTATGAGTGAATTCTGTCATCTCATTAAATTGCCAACATAGCAATTATATATATAGTAAGTTGCTAAATTGGCAAGATAAAAGGTAAAGATATATTGCTATGAGCCAGCATCGAGAAATTTTCAATCAGCTATTGTTGGCTTTTGACTATTCGGCCAAGCAAGTAAGCGCCTGGACTGGAATTCACGAAAGTCGTCTTAGTCGCTTTCGCACAAATAAATTAGACTTAGAAGCTGGAGAGTTCTTTGACTTGCTGGCTCAGATGCCCAAAGAGTTTCAAGATAGTTTCTGGTTGAAAATTCGTGAAGGCGAAACTTCATGGC contains:
- the dnaB gene encoding replicative DNA helicase is translated as MTIDKLPPQSIEAEEAILGGIMLDPVAMNRVSDFLIPEAYYIKAHQDIYQCALRLHFAGKPTDLLSVTNWLIDHNLLARIGGKNKLVSLVDRTVSAVNIDALAALVMEKYRRRQLIKAGNEVVELGYETATELPIILNLAEQRIFQVTNQAFSTNTEHNSMINIAAYEELKSSQPIYPTGLTELDQLIVGLEAGTLTIVGGRPSIGKSQISLFLTLQMIILYQLPVIIFSLEMTKKQLEYRLWSLISVTQEYGDYNLVPLRSDRIRRHRSGSNPLEEWELKNIAQIVDITSEPPLYINDSRGISISAIACECRQVKAKEGKLGLVVVDYLQMMAEDSGGNRSYELGDVARELYKMAGDLDIPVLALSQISRAVEGRQNKRPMMSDLSQSGILEMVADNIILAYRDEYYNPNTQDQGILELIVAKARHGDTGTARVFFDKAYGIIRNL